From Oncorhynchus keta strain PuntledgeMale-10-30-2019 chromosome 25, Oket_V2, whole genome shotgun sequence, one genomic window encodes:
- the LOC118358143 gene encoding zinc finger protein 462-like, with product MEEDSGRLNKSDQMTQGQPGSQQSVSPSQSFQCNHCVLLFKSKYFLLEHMKKVHGVDVDPSQNEGSSTPSESSTPPHSSTRYNSSKKFFSCRHCVFTSSSWTVIIKHEKTYHKMPVRGPGKGGTLKTQKRYLRGKILNAKVSLPGKKNHKNVSALKRKKGDVGRVNSKSTLKTINIPSSSLLLKNLRTQVGSSGNCSKFRVVPGSSAHESSLNSLPMKMSTLPRPSGACDVTVMSDAPFHSYDQDNGKGVSKVTDERFHSESEQMGSHCCSLCNFSATWLEDLHTHQRSKHSYLFYSMGSSLLDKTVTEQRNLKPETYNGMSLTEPLAKTTKKRTHDDTPLSPAKKNIKTSPESTVIQSKLSGGTAFTFEVSEDEEEGNAWRTELDASGNEMEDQLANGESRDNPKNLYHCKHCDYSHKSSRSVSTHYQRMHPYIRYDFQYIMNPDDWTATFRCLECPVDFAAPDDLKQHYRDHHPEAPNVFMMRSDQLDLVYKCFACPFTISNGKYLKPHYKNKHPKLKMSNPLMYCSFTTKPTEHKPSTSQHLGQTSSLKNAEVVSPERSPTPHEETVNITHTPSLACSASMGVDVELYHCKHCVFSNKSVVVMLVHYQKSHPKAGLTIDSIKQASLATSRKPKDETQVSPENMVLEPFKLLEVKSPNISLSRPDVAQEDAENMFFCQHCNYDNLTVRGVLNHQRSKHRDLKASVEQIHLYTAEVRSQCKKSQGIVIVSSSTPLQNDVTQEDVLKPFKLPEVKSPNTSSPISSVSQADVESPYFCQFCDYCNPTVRGIMNHQKLRHSTRKSTAESIIKHTAMIRSSPNVRGVLNHQMSSHSHLKVTADNVVKHTAEVHGQCEKPQFTGYDSSNSSLKSTVENEVADLFFCQYCNYGNPSVAGVLNHQKLRHRRLQISTNQIIQYTSELLSQKSTSQSAGFGAPNSSLLRSDVGNEAGNLFFCQFCNYGDPSMSGIFNHQKRRHGQLKTTPDDIFRHTTEVRGQMKTSEESKRVNSMNSSHILPLPLVTEEAVLFCQLCNYSNPTMSGVMDHQRKRHPDLKATHKQILEYTAAMILAQSGKSPHSSFLPSEIFQEELEKFFCQYCDYSNSTVRGILNHQNKMHGDLETNAAQILRHTVVVQGQTKQSQSKAVHSPNSPHILSRPLLKDEVADMFFCQLCNYSNPTVIGVLNHQRKRHLDMKLTAKQILEHTATVMGKSQPVQEDTLNSSQEEEGKLFYCQHCDYDNATVRGVLNHQKLRHSDLPATADQVVRYTTIVRTPPKKLITQQPKKSPVKASQSRTQKAAPLRSLKCRKCSYITPHIYLLKRHLRNNHQEKAPITTIMRWAYQDGHLQAGYHCEWCVCSHTEAKGLLRHYRQRHPDKNTGLESIILRLHVGPKTSLSKTIKPNTECNVKHENITLRFGEVPKTSPSFQSGEGDTKVYPCRACSFKATSMGGIGSHYRVVHPWSVKEDGSVLDVISSRQTQEPGVHEEPGVHEEQAVHETSRSSETHMCPVCSGEFNTLHGMVTHCGKKHPEYDMKVHEQSDVHETSNPSQRWSCPVCSGEFNTLHGVLTHCGKKHPEYDPSTCEKEPKSSTGDGTLVFKCSICPYVNSRAHGVLTHCQMRHPTTKARTERLEQEIVHFSDPDECVKVRSGKRIGLAGFQCNMCPVIHAKFKKLKAHYEMEHKLSAPNMFKPALKKSAAIKKHLLSKYRGSQTSIAQAAILKNRKSIIVKCHLCKYFCTTKKGLARHLRINHSTVAPIEDKEFSYKCALCSYTTLICKYLAAHYRRQHDNAAFNNHFVPAFRAHRIPPTSPHHKASLSPETKSPGEKRNCSLCFFQCLSEKGMVSHYVICHPGVSNSMHKSSEHRPINTLHSPPKPRNRHRQQKPVCKLFDPECEKGSALRPVECKKCVKLFFNSNLLLSIHYTNFHNEDFKRDFTILSKTSEIGTEFYRCGYCNLQIQGSVDLGSHLDQHNEEFQTLENGQKRKQHLSEPPIKTKSVKHERQELSDVLTAVESDSHWIVTKVESVATGMGPMGSPSPVPSTTEPEGGSAGEECKHCGRTFMSLKGLRSHERSHAATAALKRLDNVPHQQKQMFDRHIRHRPGTIKPFHCGLCRYRTTILSLLKNHLLKVHGAEYPSKNLPSPVTGCQDREHTLEANEEAPNLPEPQEGNHMSDDSEETDLTEKPVYLEPPDVQRQLNHYRQVAQASRHPGQQATATTQDALFICEFCIYTSTHIKSMRRHYINRHNGKRLVRCKDCSFFTGFRKNLDIHIETAHASSATEAPKDLRCPLCLYHTKNKNCMIDHIVLHREEPVAPIEVRRSRLSRYLQGLVFRCHKCTFTSSSDEKLHLHMLIKHDDIKPYKCRLCYFDFTQLSELEAHLCDKHQVVRNHELVGQVHLEELETRLDRVNREKEKKCDQELENEEDKEERNKHGEKQGLEEEGENADKLRNKEKEETNHRHSEKVLEEGENIEKLGKEEEKDQKETNRRLKETQGLKEGDTVEEKGLEKNGENIAPQKYENKGYVEEKSMDCEEKHGQQDQVNKGGDNEVSENSAQSSEFHESHEFSYEENMEEQYEECHGELEHEDKEMVEEQFMDFEEENREPGEIDIGEQNDQYHEMPVLKNEACHYHEMPVLENEEGKEETHRNPSEKLEHEEEVVVVMNDSLKPECNTKREQGSVEDEMSEENPMSDDKQDHENGNTSAPKDASTALSIDASATQRIIPSTINENALSCKLCGRTLMNSTDLERHVMRHGL from the exons atggaggaag ATTCCGGGCGCCTCAACAAGTCTGACCAAATGACCCAAGGTCAACCAGGCTCTCAACAATCTGTGTCTCCAAGTCAGTCATTCCAGTGTAACCATTGTGTCCTCCTCTTCAAATCAAAGTATTTCCTCCTTGAACACATGAAGAAGGTGCATGGCGTTGATGTGGATCCTTCACAAAATGAAGGGAGTTCTACTCCCTCAGAGAGTTCCACGCCACCTCACAGTAGCACACGCTACAACAGTTCAAAAAAGTTTTTCTCTTGCCGGCATTGTGTGTTTACGTCTTCCAGTTGGACAGTTATTATCAAACATGAAAAAACATATCACAAGATGCCGGTAAGGGGTCCTGGTAAGGGCGGGACCTTGAAAACACAGAAACGGTATTTGAGGGGCAAGATTCTCAATGCCAAAGTGTCACTGCCAGGTAAGAAGAATCACAAAAATGTGTCAGCACTCAAACGCAAAAAAGGGGACGTGGGGAGAGTGAATTCCAAGTCTACCTTGAAAACCATAAACATTCCTAGCTCTAGCTTATTGTTGAAGAACCTGCGAACTCAAGTGGGATCCTCAGGAAATTGTTCTAAATTCAGAGTCGTACCTGGAAGTTCAGCGCATGAGTCATCTTTAAATTCCTTGCCAATGAAGATGTCCACCCTCCCAAGGCCATCAGGTGCGTGTGATGTGACTGTCATGTCAGATGCGCCTTTCCATAGCTATGACCAAGACAATGGTAAAGGTGTTTCTAAAGTAACTGACGAGAGATTTCATTCAGAAAGTGAACAGATGGGCTCTCACTGCTGCTCGCTCTGCAACTTCTCTGCGACTTGGTTGGAAGATCTTCACACTCACCAGCGAAGTAAGCACAGTTACCTTTTTTACAGCATGGGGTCAAGTCTGCTGGACAAAACGGTGACAGAACAGCGGAATCTCAAACCTGAAACGTATAATGGAATGTCACTGACAGAGCCATTAGCTAAAACCACCAAGAAGAGAACGCATGATGACACTCCTTTAAGTCCTGCCAAGAAAAATATCAAAACAAGCCCCGAAAGTACAGTCATCCAAAGTAAGCTATCAGGGGGCACTGCTTTCACCTTTGAGGTTAgcgaggatgaagaggagggaaATGCCTGGAGAACTGAACTAGATGCCTCAGGAAATGAAATGGAAGATCAGTTGGCAAATGGGGAAAGCAGGGACAACCCAAAAAATCTTTATCATTGCAAACACTGTGACTACAGTCACAAGTCATCTCGCAGTGTGAGCACCCATTACCAGAGAATGCACCCTTACATCAGGTATGACTTTCAGTACATCATGAATCCAGATGATTGGACTGCCACCTTCCGTTGCTTGGAGTGTCCGGTTGATTTTGCCGCCCCTGATGACCTTAAGCAGCACTATAGGGATCATCACCCAGAAGCCCCAAATGTGTTCATGATGCGATCAGATCAGCTTGATTTGGTGTATAAGTGCTTTGCCTGCCCATTCACCATTTCTAATGGCAAGTACTTGAAACCCCATTACAAAAACAAGCATCCAAAACTGAAAATGAGCAATCCCTTAATGTACTGCAGTTTTACTACCAAGCCCACTGAACATAAACCCTCTACATCACAACATTTAGGGCAAACCTCCAGCCTAAAGAATGCAGAGGTTGTCTCTCCTGAGAGGTCTCCGACCCCACATGAAGAAACTGTTAATATCACCCATACACCCTCATTAGCATGTTCTGCTTCCATGGGAGTGGATGTGGAACTGTACCACTGCAAACATTGTGTATTCAGCAATAAGTCAGTGGTTGTCATGCTTGTCCACTACCAAAAAAGCCACCCGAAGGCAGGATTGACAATTGACAGCATAAAACAAGCTTCTCTTGCCACTTCCAGGAAACCTAAGGACGAAACACAGGTGTCTCCTGAAAATATGGTTTTGGAGCCATTTAAACTCCTAGAAGTTAAGTCCCCCAACATTTCCCTCTCCAGACCAGATGTTGCACAGGAAGATGCAGAGAACATGTTTTTCTGCCAGCATTGCAACTATGACAACCTCACAGTGAGGGGGGTGTTGAATCACCAAAGGTCAAAACACCGTGATCTAAAGGCTTCTGTTGAGCAgatacacctctatactgctgAGGTTCGTAGTCAATGTAAAAAATCACAGGGCATCGTAATAGTCTCAAGTAGCACTCCCCTCCAAAATGATGTTACACAGGAAGACGTTTTAAAGCCATTCAAACTTCCAGAAGTTAAGTCTCCAAACACATCCTCTCCCATATCCAGTGTTTCACAGGCAGATGTTGAGAGTCCATATTTCTGCCAGTTTTGTGACTATTGCAACCCCACAGTGAGAGGCATTATGAATCATCAGAAGTTAAGACACAGTACTCGTAAGTCAACTGCTGAAAGTATAATCAAACATACTGCTATGATTCGTAGCAGCCCCAATGTGAGAGGGGTTTTGAATCATCAGATGTCGTCTCATAGTCATCTCAAGGTGACTGCTGATAATGTCGTCAAACATACTGCTGAGGTTCATGGTCAATGTGAAAAGCCTCAGTTTACTGGATATGACTCATCTAATTCCTCTTTAAAATCCACTGTTGAGAATGAGGTAGCTGACTTGTTTTTTTGCCAGTACTGCAACTATGGCAACCCAAGTGTTGCAGGGGTTTTGAATCATCAAAAATTAAGACATCGCCGTCTTCAGATATCCACTAATCAGATTATTCAATATACATCTGAGCTTCTTAGTCAAAAATCTACATCTCAGTCTGCTGGATTTGGGGCCCCtaactcctctctcctcagatctGATGTCGGGAATGAGGCAGGTAACTTGTTTTTCTGTCAGTTTTGCAACTATGGAGATCCCTCAATGAGCGGGATTTTTAATCATCAGAAGAGAAGACACGGTCAACTCAAAACAACTCCTGATGACATCTTCAGGCATACTACTGAGGTTCGAGGGCAAATGAAAACATCAGAAGAGTCTAAAAGAGTCAACTCAATGAACTCTTCTCACATCTTACCTCTTCCTCTTGTGACAGAAGAGGCTGTGTTATTCTGTCAGCTTTGCAACTACAGCAATCCAACCATGAGTGGGGTTATGGATCATCAAAGGAAAAGACACCCTGATCTTAAGGCAACTCATAAACAAATCCTTGAATATACTGCTGCTATGATTTTGGCTCAATCTGGCAAATCACCTCACTCATCATTCTTACCATCTGAGATTTTCCAAGAAGAATTAGAGAAGTTCTTCTGCCAGTATTGTGACTATAGCAATTCTACAGTAAGGGGGATTTTGAATCATCAAAATAAAATGCATGGTGATCTCGAAACAAACGCTGCGCAGATCTTAAGGCATACAGTTGTGGTTCAAGGGCAAACCAAACAATCTCAGTCAAAAGCAGTCCACTCACCCAACTCTCCTCACATCTTGTCTCGTCCTCTTTTGAAGGACGAGGTTGCAGACATGTTTTTCTGTCAGCTTTGCAACTATAGCAATCCAACAGTGATAGGGGTTTTGAATCATCAAAGGAAAAGACACCTTGATATGAAACTAACTGCTAAGCAAATCCTTGAACATACTGCTACGGTTATGGGCAAATCGCAGCCAGTACAAGAAGACACACTTAACTCATCCCAAGAAGAAGAGGGGAAGTTGTTTTACTGCCAGCATTGTGACTATGACAATGCCACAGTCAGGGGTGTTTTGAATCATCAGAAATTAAGACATAGTGATCTGCCGGCTACTGCGGATCAAGTTGTCCGGTATACTACCATTGTTCGCACCCCCCCCAAGAAATTAATAACCCAACAACCTAAAAAGTCCCCCGTGAAAGCTTCACAATCTCGCACGCAGAAAGCTGCACCACTCAGGTCCTTAAAATGCCGCAAATGCTCTTATATAACTCCCCATATATATCTTTTGAAAAGGCATCTGAGGAATAACCACCAAGAGAAAGCACCAATCACAACGATTATGCGTTGGGCTTACCAAGATGGCCATTTACAAGCAGGTTATCATTGTGAGTGGTGTGTTTGTTCACACACTGAAGCGAAGGGACTCCTCCGGCACTACCGGCAACGTCATCCAGATAAAAATACTGGACTTGAGTCCATCATCCTGAGGTTACATGTTGGCCCTAAGACTTCTCTATCTAAAACAATTAAGCCTAACACAGAGTGCAATGTTAAACATGAAAATATTACCCTCAGGTTTGGGGAAGTTCCGAAGACCTCTCCATCTTTTCAGTCCGGAGAAGGTGACACAAAAGTCTATCCATGCCGAGCATGTTCCTTTAAGGCTACTTCAATGGGGGGTATCGGCAGCCACTACCGTGTAGTTCATCCATGGTCTGTCAAGGAAGATGGATCTGTGTTAGATGTCATTAGTAGTAGGCAGACCCAAGAGCCAGGGGTCCATGAAGAGCCAGGGGTCCATGAAGAGCAAGCTGTTCATGAAACCTCGAGGTCAAGCGAGACACATATGTGCCCTGTCTGTTCCGGAGAGTTCAACACCCTCCATGGTATGGTTACTCATTGTGGAAAGAAACATCCAGAATATGATATGAAGGTTCATGAGCAGTCTGATGTTCATGAAACCTCAAATCCAAGCCAGCGATGGAGTTGCCCTGTCTGTTCCGGAGAGTTCAACACCCTCCATGGTGTGTTAACTCATTGTGGAAAGAAACATCCGGAATATGATCCATCAACTTGTGAAAAGGAACCTAAATCTAGTACAGGTGATGGGACTCTGGTATTCAAGTGTTCAATCTGTCCGTATGTGAACTCTCGCGCTCATGGTGTTCTAACTCACTGCCAGATGAGGCATCCAACCACCAAAGCCAGAACTGAGAGACTTGAACAAGAAATTGTACACTTCAGTGACCCAGATGAATGTGTGAAAGTCCGATCGGGTAAGAGGATAGGATTGGCAGGCTTCCAGTGCAATATGTGTCCAGTCATCCATGCAAAATTCAAGAAGTTGAAAGCTCACTATGAGATGGAGCACAAACTATCTGCCCCCAATATGTTCAAACCGGCCTTGAAAAAATCCGCTGCCATTAAAAAACATCTTCTCTCCAAATATAGAGGCTCCCAGACCTCAATTGCCCAAGCTGCCATTTTAAAAAATAGGAAATCCATCATAGTCAAATGCCACCTTTGCAAGTACTTTTGCACCACTAAAAAGGGTCTTGCCCGCCATCTTCGCATTAACCACAGTACAGTGGCTCCAATTGAGGACAAAGAGTTTTCCTACAAGTGTGCACTGTGCTCGTATACGACTTTGATTTGTAAGTACCTTGCAGCCCACTATAGGAGGCAACATGACAATGCCGCTTTCAACAACCACTTTGTTCCAGCATTCAGAGCTCACCGCATTCCTCCAACCTCACCACACCATAAGGCTTCTTTGAGTCCGGAAACCAAATCACCTGGTGAGAAGAgaaactgttctctctgttttttCCAATGTCTTAGTGAAAAAGGCATGGTCTCCCATTATGTGATTTGCCATCCAGGAGTCTCTAACAGCATGCACAAATCTAGCGAACACCGACCGATTAACACACTGCACTCTCCCCCAAAGCCCAGAAATCGCCACAGGCAGCAGAAACCTGTCTGCAAGTTATTTGATCCAGAATGTGAGAAAGGCAGTGCATTGCGTCCAGTTGAATGCAAGAAATGTGTGAAATTATTCTTCAATTCAAATCTCCTGCTAAGTATCCACTACACCAATTTCCACAACGAAGATTTCAAACGGGACTTCACTATACTTTCAAAGACTTCAGAGATTGGCACGGAGTTCTACAGATGTGGATACTGTAACCTCCAAATCCAGGGCAGTGTGGACCTCGGCTCCCATCTCGACCAGCATAATGAGGAGTTTCAGACGCTGGAAAATGGAcagaagaggaaacaacaccttAGTGAGCCACCAATAAAGACCAAGTCTGTTAAG CATGAAAGACAAGAACTGTCCGATGTTCTGACGGCAGTGGAATCGGACAGTCATTGGATTGTGACAAAGGTGGAATCTGTTGCAACAGGGATGGGTCCAATGGGGTCCCCTTCCCCTGTCCCATCGACAACAGAACCAGAGGGGGGGTCAGCAGGAGAGGAGTGCAAGCACTGCGGGCGAACTTTCATGTCTTTGAAAGGTTTACGCTCACATGAGCGGAGCCATGCAGCTACAGCAGCACTCAAACGGCTGGACAACGTACCACATCAACAGAAGCAGAT GTTTGACCGCCATATTAGACATCGCCCCGGGACCATCAAACCCTTCCATTGTGGGCTCTGTCGGTACAGAACTACCATCTTGAGCCTTTTGAAGAACCACCTGCTCAAAGTACATGGTG CTGAGTACCCATCCAAGAACCTTCCTTCCCCCGTGACCGGTtgccaggacagagaacacaccctGGAGGCCAATGAAGAGGCCCCTAACCTGCCAGAACCTCAGGAAGGAAATCACATGTCTGACGATTCTGAGGAAACAGACCTCACTGAAA AACCAGTGTACTTGGAGCCCCCAGATGTTCAGCGGCAGCTCAACCACTACAGGCAGGTGGCTCAGGCCTCCAGACATCCAGGCCAACAGGCCACCGCGACCACTCAAGATGCGTTATTCATCTGTGAGTTTTGTATCTACACCTCAACACACATCAAGAGTATGCGCCGGCACTACATAAATCGTCACAATGGGAAAAGGCTGGTGAGGTGCAAGGACTGCTCCTTTTTCACTGGCTTCAG GAAGAATTTGGATATACACATAGAGACGGCACATGCCAGTAGCGCAACAGAAGCTCCTAAGGACCTACgctgccctctctgtctttacCACACCAAAAACAAAAACTGCATGATCGACCACATCGTCCTCCATCGTG AGGAGCCGGTGGCCCCGATAGAGGTGCGTCGTTCAAGGCTATCGCGATATCTCCAGGGCCTCGTGTTCCGCTGCCACAAGTGCACCTTCACTAGTTCCAGTGACGAGAAGCTGCATCTGCACATGCTCATTAAGCACGATGATATCAAGCCGTACAAATGCAGACTGTGCTACTTTGACTTCACACAGCTGAGCGAGTTGGAGGCACACCTATGCGATAAGCACCAG GTCGTGAGGAACCATGAGCTGGTGGGACAGGTCCATCTGGAGGAACTGGAGACCAGACTGGACAGAGTCAACCGAGAAAAGGAAAAGAAATGTGACCAGGAATTAGAAAATGAAGAAGACAAAGAAGAAAGAAATAAACATGGTGAGAAACAAGggctggaggaagagggggagaacgCTGACAAGCTAAGAAACAAAGAGAAGGAAGAAACCAACCACAGACATAGTGAGAAGGtgctggaggagggagagaacatAGAGAAGCTaggaaaagaagaagagaaagaccaGAAAGAAACTAACAGAAGACTTAAAGAAACTCAAGGGCTCAAAGAAGGGGATACCGTTGAGGAAAAAGGGTTGGAGAAAAATGGGGAGAACATTGCCCCCCAAAAATACGAGAACAAAGGGTACGTAGAAGAAAAATCCATGGACTGTGAAGAGAAACATGGGCAACAAGATCAGGTGAACAAAGGTGGAGATAATGAGGTGTCAGAGAACAGTGCCCAAAGCAGTGAATTCCACGAGAGCCATGAATTTAGTTATGAGGAGAACATGGAGGAACAATATGAAGAATGCCATGGGGAGCTCGAGCATGAGGATAAGGAGATGGTAGAGGAACAATTTATGGACTTTGAGGAAGAGAACCGAGAACCTGGAGAGATAGACATAGGAGAACAAAACGACCAATATCATGAGATGCCAGTGCTTAAAAATGAAGCCTGCCACTATCATGAAATGCCAGTGCTTGAAAATGAAGAGGGCAAAGAGGAAACACACAGGAATCCTAGTGAGAAACTGGAAcatgaggaggaggtggtggtggtgatgaatgACAGTCTGAAACCTGAGTGCAATACGAAACGGGAGCAAGGGTCTGTAGAGGACGAAATGTCTGAAGAAAACCCCATGAGTGATGATAAGCAAGATCATGAAAATGGCAACACATCTGCACCAAAAG ATGCCTCCACTGCCCTGAGTATAGATGCCTCCGCTACCCAGAGGATAATTCCATCGACCATAAATGAAAATGCGCTTTCTTGCAAGCTCTGTGGCCGAACTCTCATGAACAGCACTGACCTGGAACGACATGTGATGCGCCATGGCTTGTAA